In Aciduliprofundum sp. MAR08-339, a single window of DNA contains:
- the sufC gene encoding Fe-S cluster assembly ATPase SufC — protein MLKVESLGVAVEDKEIIRDMNFEMGKGEIHVIMGPNGSGKSTLALAIMGHPSYRITRGHIYFEDKIIDSLPVDERARMGILMAFQAPEDIEGVRIIDYLTLLLEKVRGMETLEAKELIFKKAREVWFSEDTLSRYINVGFSGGERKRFEILQALLLEPKLLILDEPDSGVDVDSLSLVSMKIRELYERGTSVMLITHYGRILEHIDPSTVKVHIIKEGRIVMSGGEELVERIEKDGFKKVFEECGCNE, from the coding sequence CTGCTCAAGGTGGAATCTCTCGGAGTTGCCGTGGAGGATAAGGAGATAATCAGGGATATGAATTTTGAAATGGGAAAGGGGGAAATTCATGTGATCATGGGCCCAAATGGCTCAGGTAAGAGTACCCTGGCCCTGGCTATTATGGGACATCCCTCGTACAGAATCACGAGGGGGCACATATATTTTGAGGATAAAATCATAGATTCTCTACCCGTTGATGAGCGTGCCCGTATGGGCATACTGATGGCCTTTCAGGCACCTGAGGACATTGAAGGGGTGCGAATAATTGACTATCTCACGCTCCTCCTTGAAAAGGTAAGGGGCATGGAAACCTTGGAAGCCAAGGAATTAATATTCAAAAAAGCAAGAGAGGTCTGGTTCTCAGAAGACACGCTCTCCCGTTACATTAATGTTGGATTCTCAGGTGGTGAGCGCAAGAGATTTGAGATTCTCCAGGCACTTCTTCTTGAACCCAAACTCCTCATTTTGGATGAGCCCGATAGCGGGGTGGATGTTGACTCTCTAAGCCTCGTGTCCATGAAAATCAGGGAACTATATGAAAGGGGAACTTCCGTTATGCTCATCACCCACTACGGTAGAATTCTTGAGCACATAGATCCGAGCACTGTGAAGGTGCACATAATAAAGGAGGGCCGTATAGTTATGAGTGGTGGGGAGGAACTTGTTGAGAGAATTGAAAAGGATGGATTCAAGAAGGTTTTTGAGGAGTGTGGTTGCAATGAATGA
- a CDS encoding SufD family Fe-S cluster assembly protein codes for MNDVQDVRSIIEDQIETLRKRNREPEWMTKLRYKGLKAFLEAPHSDPVIKDPLEFVVGASEEVYPEVKSLEDLPPEMLALLDRLGIAEVEKKYVAGLAVQSDTSIVLNEFLQAWRKRGLIVESMEDAVRNHPVVKDLFMKLFDPHESKLAAYHTAIWNGGVFLHIKSGLRVPMPLHLFFLIQNSAMAQAPHIIINAEPHSELHLIEGCTSPILLRHSLHLDMTEAYIGEGSKIKLSVLQNWPEYVHTRPMTRARIGKNAEFINTTVGLGTGKSNVANPVYWIDEGGYAELNGIILGQKDFYVDLGGEMNLEGPGARGINASKSVIMDGSTVITRGVIRARAPKTKGHISCDALILNSKARMETYPGLVSEVDDAELSHEAAIGKIREEELFYLMSRGLKEEEATQLIVKGFVDPLLKDIPLEFVVEIRKIIEMAVSGGM; via the coding sequence ATGAATGATGTTCAGGATGTTAGGAGTATTATTGAGGATCAGATTGAGACTCTTCGCAAAAGGAATAGGGAGCCAGAATGGATGACAAAGTTGAGGTACAAGGGGTTGAAGGCATTCTTGGAAGCACCGCACAGCGATCCGGTAATTAAGGATCCTCTGGAATTTGTTGTTGGCGCATCGGAGGAAGTTTATCCTGAGGTGAAGAGCCTTGAAGATTTGCCACCAGAGATGCTTGCACTCTTGGATAGACTTGGCATTGCGGAGGTTGAGAAGAAATACGTTGCTGGACTTGCAGTTCAGAGTGATACGAGCATAGTGCTCAATGAATTTTTGCAGGCGTGGAGAAAGAGGGGACTCATTGTTGAGAGTATGGAGGATGCTGTACGCAACCATCCTGTCGTTAAGGATCTCTTTATGAAACTTTTCGATCCCCACGAGAGCAAGTTGGCGGCTTATCACACTGCAATATGGAACGGTGGCGTGTTTCTGCACATAAAATCAGGATTGCGTGTTCCAATGCCCCTTCATCTATTCTTTCTGATTCAGAACAGCGCAATGGCCCAGGCACCACATATAATAATCAATGCAGAGCCCCATAGCGAGTTGCATCTGATTGAGGGGTGCACATCTCCTATTCTTCTCAGACATTCCCTTCACCTGGATATGACGGAGGCGTACATAGGAGAGGGCTCAAAGATCAAACTAAGTGTGCTGCAAAACTGGCCTGAATACGTGCATACCCGCCCCATGACCCGTGCGAGAATAGGAAAAAATGCAGAGTTCATAAACACAACAGTGGGCCTTGGAACGGGGAAGAGTAATGTGGCGAATCCTGTTTACTGGATTGATGAGGGGGGTTATGCCGAACTCAACGGGATAATCCTTGGTCAGAAAGATTTTTATGTTGATTTGGGCGGAGAGATGAATCTTGAAGGTCCCGGTGCCAGAGGTATAAATGCCAGCAAGAGTGTGATAATGGATGGGAGCACTGTTATAACGAGAGGTGTAATAAGGGCCCGTGCACCAAAAACAAAGGGTCACATAAGTTGCGACGCTCTAATTCTAAATTCCAAGGCGAGAATGGAAACCTACCCCGGACTTGTATCCGAGGTGGACGATGCCGAGCTGAGCCACGAGGCGGCCATAGGGAAGATAAGGGAAGAGGAACTCTTCTACCTGATGTCAAGGGGCTTGAAGGAAGAGGAGGCAACGCAACTCATAGTAAAGGGTTTTGTTGATCCTCTGCTAAAGGATATACCATTGGAATTCGTTGTTGAGATAAGAAAGATAATCGAGATGGCGGTGAGTGGAGGAATGTAG
- a CDS encoding DNA topoisomerase I → MNILVIAEKRNAAQRIAKILSGGKFETVKKGRNVYYSFSMGGDRYFVVPLRGHILQLDYPEKFKSWNLKDLQKLVDEEPVKIVKEKGVASTLKNLAKDADLLIIATDYDREGELIGVEALSISGYRGKVKRAKFSALTEQEIKNAFENLVDVNYNLASAAETRQKIDLAWGASLTRFISLASRRRGKDYLSVGRVQSPTLALIVKREREIESFEPTPYWNIGAKFHKRRIFRGEHIANPIWKEEEAKKIYEKIKDCNVGKVLEYVEGTKKIRPPSPFNTTEFLSEATKLGFSAARAMRIAEDLYMGGYISYPRTDNTVYPRSLNINAILKSLEKSKFSEDVKKLQKERRKYPTRGKKESKDHPPIVPMRGAKLDGERGKIYELIVRRFFATLAPDMEYEESTAKISILDEIFVSKGRRILNEGWHYYYPYSKFEEIPMPRLKEGEEIRVKGVEIVRKETKPPSRYTQSSLLKEMEKLNLGTKSTRAEIIQKLFDRGYVRGNPIRPTDLGKALIDSLEKNKVDVVKPDMTAKLERDMDRIEEGSVSGDYVVKESREMLKSILRSLEENKGDVGKSISSSMRTEIGECPDGGKLIYLERKKLVVCEHGETAKFYNLPKTGHVEFLNRKCPVCGLPLIKVVRRGQSPEIRCLDSKCEYNRRKDVVGKCPKCGGDLVIRQSRNGKRFIGCSNYPKCDVTYPLPQKGQIIPTGEVCPYCGAPLIIIRKKGRRDWKICPNMNCEYNRRKRDEE, encoded by the coding sequence GTGAACATTCTTGTAATTGCGGAAAAGCGCAATGCAGCGCAGCGTATTGCAAAGATTCTATCCGGCGGAAAATTTGAAACGGTTAAGAAGGGAAGAAACGTGTATTACTCGTTCTCAATGGGTGGTGATAGGTACTTTGTTGTGCCCCTCAGAGGGCACATTCTGCAACTGGATTATCCTGAAAAGTTCAAGAGTTGGAATTTGAAGGACCTGCAGAAACTTGTGGACGAGGAGCCCGTGAAGATCGTTAAGGAGAAGGGTGTGGCTTCAACTTTAAAAAATTTGGCCAAGGATGCTGATCTGCTGATAATAGCCACAGATTACGATAGGGAAGGAGAATTGATAGGCGTGGAGGCCCTGAGCATCTCCGGTTACAGGGGTAAAGTAAAGAGGGCAAAGTTCAGCGCTTTAACCGAGCAGGAGATAAAAAATGCGTTTGAGAACCTTGTGGATGTGAATTACAATCTTGCAAGTGCAGCGGAGACAAGACAGAAGATAGACCTCGCATGGGGGGCCTCTCTAACTCGCTTTATCTCTCTTGCCTCCAGAAGAAGGGGTAAGGATTACCTATCAGTAGGGAGGGTACAAAGCCCCACTCTTGCCCTCATAGTCAAGAGGGAGAGGGAAATCGAGAGTTTTGAGCCCACTCCCTACTGGAACATAGGTGCCAAATTTCACAAGCGTAGAATATTCAGAGGGGAACATATTGCAAATCCGATATGGAAAGAGGAGGAGGCAAAGAAAATATATGAAAAGATAAAGGATTGCAATGTGGGGAAGGTTCTTGAATACGTTGAAGGAACGAAGAAGATAAGACCCCCTTCGCCGTTCAACACCACGGAGTTTCTTAGTGAGGCCACTAAACTGGGATTCTCCGCAGCAAGAGCCATGCGTATCGCAGAGGATCTCTACATGGGAGGCTACATATCTTATCCCAGAACGGATAACACTGTTTATCCCAGAAGCTTGAATATAAATGCCATACTGAAATCACTTGAAAAATCAAAGTTCTCCGAAGATGTGAAAAAACTTCAGAAGGAGCGCAGGAAGTACCCAACACGGGGCAAGAAGGAGAGCAAGGATCACCCTCCAATTGTGCCTATGCGCGGTGCAAAGCTGGATGGAGAGCGCGGTAAAATTTATGAACTCATAGTTAGAAGATTCTTTGCCACCCTTGCCCCTGATATGGAATACGAAGAGAGCACTGCAAAGATAAGCATATTGGACGAGATCTTTGTAAGCAAGGGAAGGAGAATTCTGAACGAGGGCTGGCACTATTACTATCCCTATTCCAAATTTGAAGAAATCCCTATGCCCAGATTGAAGGAGGGTGAGGAGATCAGGGTGAAGGGTGTGGAAATTGTAAGAAAGGAAACAAAGCCCCCCAGCAGATACACCCAATCCTCATTGCTCAAAGAGATGGAGAAACTGAATCTTGGTACAAAGAGCACAAGGGCCGAGATAATTCAGAAACTCTTTGATAGGGGTTATGTTAGGGGGAATCCCATAAGACCAACGGATCTTGGAAAAGCGCTGATAGATTCTCTGGAGAAGAACAAGGTTGATGTTGTAAAGCCCGATATGACCGCTAAATTGGAGAGGGATATGGACAGGATTGAAGAGGGCTCTGTGAGTGGAGATTATGTTGTGAAGGAATCAAGAGAGATGCTGAAGAGCATATTGAGATCTCTGGAGGAGAATAAGGGAGATGTTGGTAAGAGTATCAGCAGTTCAATGCGTACCGAGATTGGCGAATGTCCCGATGGAGGAAAACTCATCTACCTTGAGAGAAAGAAACTTGTTGTATGCGAGCACGGAGAGACTGCGAAGTTTTACAACCTGCCAAAAACGGGTCATGTTGAGTTTCTAAATCGAAAATGCCCGGTGTGTGGATTGCCTCTAATAAAAGTGGTTCGTAGAGGTCAGAGCCCAGAGATCCGATGCCTGGATTCAAAATGTGAGTATAACAGGAGAAAGGACGTTGTTGGCAAGTGTCCCAAATGCGGGGGAGATCTTGTGATAAGGCAATCCCGCAATGGCAAACGTTTCATTGGATGCTCAAATTATCCAAAATGCGATGTGACCTATCCCCTGCCCCAGAAGGGTCAGATAATTCCCACAGGAGAAGTATGTCCGTACTGTGGTGCTCCGTTGATTATCATAAGAAAGAAAGGGCGCAGGGACTGGAAGATCTGTCCCAATATGAACTGCGAGTACAACAGGAGGAAGAGGGATGAAGAGTGA
- a CDS encoding presenilin family intramembrane aspartyl protease PSH: MKSETLAQINMMLIFLVANVMALLLFPAYTIYEGGLGEEGSNPWVAVYYLIYVIAVTLLIVFIAKKGKKNLLRGIFYFAIAWAMWYAIFPLLYYFYIPYSDLISLAISVILTILLIKNSEWYVINLVGILTTVGVALIFGLSLTLIPIIVLLSLFAIYDAIAVYMSKHMVALADSAIEHKLPAMFVVPAKKGYSFKRAKGRPGKGTQREAYYMGYGDVLIPGILVVAAERNFGMLGGIFTLVGALSAMLLLFVMVNTGKPQPGLPYLNAGALAGLIIYLLLFFF; the protein is encoded by the coding sequence ATGAAGAGTGAAACTCTTGCTCAGATAAATATGATGCTCATCTTCCTTGTGGCCAACGTAATGGCCCTTCTTCTCTTTCCAGCATACACCATATACGAGGGAGGATTGGGAGAGGAGGGTAGCAATCCTTGGGTTGCAGTTTACTATCTAATCTACGTCATAGCTGTTACCCTTTTAATAGTGTTCATAGCCAAAAAGGGCAAGAAAAATCTTCTTCGGGGTATATTTTACTTTGCGATTGCCTGGGCCATGTGGTATGCAATCTTTCCACTGCTATACTACTTTTACATACCCTACTCTGACCTGATTTCATTGGCAATATCCGTGATTCTCACAATTCTCCTCATAAAAAATTCCGAGTGGTATGTTATAAACCTTGTGGGTATTCTAACCACGGTGGGTGTGGCTCTGATATTCGGATTGAGTTTGACCTTGATACCAATTATCGTTCTCCTGAGTTTATTTGCAATTTATGATGCCATTGCCGTTTACATGAGCAAGCACATGGTTGCCCTTGCAGATTCTGCCATTGAACACAAGTTGCCTGCAATGTTCGTGGTCCCTGCAAAGAAAGGTTATTCTTTCAAGAGAGCCAAGGGCAGACCTGGAAAGGGTACCCAGAGAGAGGCCTACTATATGGGATATGGGGATGTTCTCATTCCCGGAATACTCGTTGTGGCTGCTGAGAGAAATTTTGGTATGCTTGGAGGTATATTCACGCTTGTGGGTGCTCTATCTGCCATGCTCCTTCTGTTCGTGATGGTGAACACCGGAAAGCCACAGCCCGGATTGCCGTATCTCAACGCGGGTGCCCTAGCAGGATTGATAATTTATCTGCTTCTATTCTTTTTCTGA
- a CDS encoding metal ABC transporter substrate-binding protein, with product MRRVVVLIIIFTLLISIASILPNGSADNGKKINVVATLEIFSYFAEEIGGSRVNVSYIVPQGEDIHSYSLTYGDMKKLQSADLIILASSQFFSIDRNIREKVEGKEILDFEDYHAKLYPLGSFKRNVHGYWLYPPNALNITRAIEKKLEEMDPASSAYYEDNFMKFEKNLESTLRNVRNMAKNADLENKTALLTVPGAFYVVKYLGISIEGTIVEGPHQFISEKELSRVKKDIQNGKINFIVDVQSLQNSRSGQIAIQLSRETGVKIVYIDIFSTSNYTNLLLKDASILSYARYVNRYGNESCSCDFYLITSILLSIITVVLFIIAYDYRRELLK from the coding sequence ATGAGAAGAGTAGTTGTGCTCATAATTATCTTCACGTTGCTAATTTCAATTGCCTCAATCCTGCCCAATGGAAGCGCAGACAATGGGAAAAAAATAAATGTTGTGGCCACACTTGAAATTTTCTCATACTTCGCCGAGGAAATTGGAGGCTCCCGTGTAAATGTGAGTTATATTGTTCCGCAGGGTGAGGATATACATTCCTATTCTCTGACCTACGGAGATATGAAAAAATTGCAATCTGCAGATCTTATAATTTTAGCCTCCAGCCAGTTCTTTTCAATAGACAGAAACATAAGGGAGAAGGTTGAAGGTAAGGAAATCTTGGATTTTGAGGATTATCATGCCAAGCTGTATCCTCTGGGCAGTTTCAAAAGAAATGTACATGGTTACTGGCTATATCCTCCAAATGCTCTGAATATAACAAGGGCAATTGAAAAAAAATTGGAAGAAATGGATCCTGCAAGTTCCGCCTATTATGAGGATAACTTTATGAAATTTGAGAAAAATCTTGAATCTACCCTCAGAAATGTTAGAAATATGGCGAAAAATGCGGATTTGGAAAACAAAACCGCCCTCTTAACAGTTCCAGGGGCTTTTTATGTGGTTAAGTATCTTGGTATATCCATAGAGGGCACAATTGTGGAAGGCCCACATCAGTTCATAAGCGAGAAGGAGCTGAGCAGGGTGAAGAAGGATATTCAAAACGGAAAAATAAATTTCATAGTGGATGTTCAGTCACTTCAGAACTCAAGATCCGGACAGATAGCAATCCAGTTGTCCAGAGAAACAGGGGTGAAAATTGTTTATATTGACATATTCTCAACGTCAAATTACACCAATCTGCTTCTAAAGGATGCGTCCATACTCTCCTATGCCCGTTATGTGAATCGTTATGGAAATGAGAGTTGTAGTTGCGATTTTTATCTCATAACATCAATCCTGCTTTCCATAATAACGGTCGTGCTCTTTATCATAGCCTACGATTACAGAAGGGAGCTGTTAAAATAA
- a CDS encoding AMP phosphorylase codes for MELKVKRIDVEVGGLEIILNEEDAKELGLHPQDRVKVTRRGTVTTAIVNISESMIKRGEIGMFVEISEKLSVKNGDKVNIAPTVRPMSVDYIKKKISGEKLTKDEIYQIVRDIVDDSLSNIELASYVTAIQIRGMDMDETEWMTKAMVETGETIDFEYTVFDVHSIGGVPGNKYAPIAVPIAASMGLKIPKTSSRAISSAAGTADLMEVLTNVKLSVKDIRRIVDEVGATLTWGGAVNLAPADDKIVKVEYPLGIDPHSQVLASVMAKKKAVGANYMVLDIPMGPETKVPDEKTARKYAMDFIELGERLGITIEAAVTYGGQPIGRAIGPALEAREAMQALEGKNVSNSLIEKATDIAGMLLELGNVAERGEGKAMAKNVLKSGKAREKFLEIINAQGSRGIEKSEDVPIGKYKAEIHSPEDGYISIVSNKALVKIARTAGAPKDKGAGILLNRKKSEKTEKGEVLYVIYADSKAKLEEAVKLAKMLKPLKIEGMLLERIPSYKK; via the coding sequence TTGGAATTGAAGGTAAAGAGGATTGATGTTGAGGTTGGAGGATTGGAGATCATACTGAACGAGGAAGATGCAAAGGAACTTGGGCTCCACCCACAGGACAGGGTTAAGGTCACAAGGAGGGGCACTGTCACAACGGCCATAGTGAACATTTCTGAAAGTATGATTAAAAGGGGAGAGATAGGGATGTTCGTTGAGATCAGTGAGAAATTAAGCGTAAAAAATGGAGATAAGGTGAACATCGCTCCAACTGTGAGACCCATGAGTGTGGATTATATAAAGAAAAAGATCTCCGGTGAAAAACTCACAAAGGATGAGATATATCAGATCGTGAGAGACATTGTGGATGATAGTCTATCAAACATTGAACTGGCATCCTATGTAACGGCGATTCAGATTCGTGGCATGGACATGGATGAGACCGAGTGGATGACAAAGGCGATGGTGGAAACAGGCGAAACAATTGATTTTGAATACACAGTGTTTGATGTTCACAGCATAGGAGGAGTACCCGGAAATAAGTATGCACCCATAGCTGTACCCATAGCGGCCAGCATGGGATTGAAAATACCCAAAACCTCATCAAGGGCCATAAGCAGTGCCGCAGGCACGGCGGATCTAATGGAAGTCCTTACAAATGTTAAACTTAGTGTAAAGGATATAAGGAGAATAGTAGACGAGGTTGGAGCCACGCTCACATGGGGCGGCGCGGTTAATCTTGCACCTGCAGACGATAAGATTGTGAAGGTTGAATATCCACTGGGAATCGACCCGCATTCTCAGGTTTTAGCAAGCGTGATGGCAAAAAAGAAGGCTGTGGGCGCAAATTACATGGTTCTTGACATTCCAATGGGTCCAGAAACTAAAGTGCCTGACGAGAAGACCGCAAGAAAATACGCCATGGATTTCATAGAACTTGGGGAGAGGTTAGGCATAACCATTGAGGCAGCCGTGACCTACGGTGGACAGCCAATTGGCCGTGCCATTGGCCCAGCCCTTGAGGCCCGTGAGGCGATGCAGGCCCTTGAAGGGAAAAATGTAAGTAACTCGCTCATTGAAAAGGCAACGGACATTGCGGGCATGCTCCTTGAACTTGGAAATGTGGCAGAGAGGGGAGAGGGAAAGGCAATGGCAAAAAATGTTTTGAAAAGTGGAAAGGCAAGGGAGAAGTTTCTTGAAATCATCAATGCCCAGGGTTCAAGGGGAATTGAAAAGAGCGAGGATGTCCCCATAGGCAAATACAAAGCAGAAATACATTCACCGGAAGACGGATACATCTCAATAGTCTCAAATAAAGCGCTGGTGAAGATTGCAAGAACTGCAGGAGCCCCAAAGGACAAGGGTGCAGGAATATTGCTCAACAGGAAAAAGAGTGAGAAAACTGAAAAGGGAGAAGTACTGTATGTGATCTATGCGGATTCCAAGGCCAAACTGGAAGAAGCAGTTAAACTAGCCAAAATGTTAAAACCCCTAAAAATTGAGGGAATGCTGCTGGAGCGTATTCCATCCTACAAAAAATGA
- a CDS encoding ribose 1,5-bisphosphate isomerase — MYARVEDIGKKIKSMEIRGAGRIGRAAALALKYFAEDFEGNIQGFYEDLDNVKEYLISTRPTAVSLKNAVYYVVNRAKGENVEDLRKSIIKNAEDFIKRSEEALEIIGKYGAGRIPDGATILTHCNSSAALQCIIQAHRDGKKIRVFNTETRPWLQGHITARALAKEGIDVTMIVDSAVRYFMRDVDIVVVGADTIASNGAVINKIGTSQIALAAHEARVPFIVCAETYKFSPETVIGKLVKIEERDPREIANPDDFPGVKFRNPVFDATPPEYIDAIVTEKGVISPYLAYEIIKEVMNVGIEGKED; from the coding sequence ATGTACGCGAGAGTTGAAGATATAGGGAAAAAGATAAAGAGCATGGAGATTCGGGGGGCTGGCCGTATAGGTAGGGCCGCTGCCCTAGCTCTAAAATATTTTGCGGAGGATTTTGAAGGAAATATTCAGGGATTTTACGAAGATCTTGACAATGTAAAGGAGTACCTTATCTCCACCAGGCCCACAGCAGTTTCTCTCAAGAATGCAGTTTACTATGTGGTAAACAGGGCAAAGGGGGAAAATGTGGAAGACCTGCGCAAATCCATAATAAAAAATGCGGAAGATTTCATAAAAAGATCCGAAGAAGCGCTTGAGATCATAGGAAAATACGGGGCTGGGAGAATTCCAGATGGGGCAACCATACTTACACATTGCAACTCATCAGCCGCTTTGCAGTGCATAATTCAGGCACACAGGGATGGAAAGAAAATTCGAGTTTTCAACACAGAGACAAGGCCATGGTTGCAGGGACACATAACCGCAAGAGCTCTGGCGAAGGAAGGAATAGACGTTACGATGATCGTGGACTCTGCAGTTCGTTATTTTATGAGGGATGTGGACATAGTGGTTGTGGGAGCGGATACCATAGCGAGCAACGGCGCAGTTATAAACAAAATAGGTACATCCCAGATTGCCCTGGCAGCCCATGAGGCAAGGGTGCCTTTCATTGTTTGCGCTGAGACCTACAAATTTTCACCGGAAACGGTAATAGGGAAACTGGTGAAGATTGAGGAGCGCGATCCCAGGGAGATTGCAAATCCTGATGATTTTCCAGGCGTGAAATTCAGAAATCCAGTGTTTGACGCCACTCCACCGGAGTACATAGATGCAATAGTTACCGAGAAGGGTGTAATTTCCCCATATCTTGCATATGAGATAATAAAGGAGGTGATGAACGTTGGAATTGAAGGTAAAGAGGATTGA
- a CDS encoding YlbF family regulator translates to MSNEEIIKKAKELGKALKESEEYKELIEAQKALDEDEETQKLLNDYNTKAQEIQLKQMTGENINDNMVELQKLEQDIMNSETMKRYTEAEDKFKKLIESTNQAIVESMEEEQKE, encoded by the coding sequence ATGAGTAATGAGGAGATAATAAAAAAGGCAAAGGAACTGGGCAAGGCCCTGAAGGAGTCTGAAGAGTATAAGGAACTTATTGAAGCACAGAAGGCCCTTGACGAGGATGAGGAGACGCAGAAACTTTTGAATGATTACAACACCAAGGCCCAGGAAATTCAACTCAAACAGATGACAGGGGAGAACATAAACGACAATATGGTGGAATTGCAGAAATTGGAGCAGGATATTATGAACAGCGAAACCATGAAGAGGTACACAGAGGCAGAGGATAAGTTCAAAAAGCTTATTGAATCCACAAACCAGGCCATAGTGGAATCCATGGAAGAGGAGCAAAAGGAATAA